GATTTTTTACACACTCAAGATTTATTCTAGAACTCATTAGAACCGTAGTTCAGGCTTAAAAAGACCAACAACAAACCAAAGACTAGAAAAAATCCAGATGATTAAAATATAGAGTCGAATTTGCTCAGCATTCCAATCCCAAGTGATCCAACCTAAAGTCAATGCAGATTTTAATCCCACTAACCACTTTGCCCCACCCCAAGATAAAATCCATTTATACAATAAGGACTGTACAGCATACTGAATAATCCATGCAATTAGACTCAAGAGATCACCATTTGCTTCTGAATCAACATCATTTGAGATTCCCCTCATCAAATACGATTCTAACGATCGATTTAATGAGGAGAGTCTGCATATGAGACACTAGCGCCCTAAAATGCCACGCGCCACAATCTCTTTCATGATTTCATTGGTGCCACCGTAAATACGTTGAATACGCGCATCCACAAAGAAGCGTGAAATTGGATACTCCGTCATATAGCCATAGCCACCGAACAACTGAAGCAAGTTATCTGCAATTTTCATTTGCATATCGGTACTAAATGACTTTAATGCGGCTGCCGTTTCTACATCCAATTTGCCTTCTTTATAGAGTGCTAAATTTTGATTGTAAAACGCAGCGGTTGCCAATTCATCAATTTTAGCCTGTGCCAAAACAAAGCGGGTGTTTTGGAAACTTCCCACCGCTTGCCCAAAAGCTTGACGCTCTTTGACGTATTGCGTTGCAAGGTCGATACAGCCACGAATTGCACCCAATGCCGTTGCTGCAATTGAAGTCCGTTCACGGGGTAATTCTTGCATCATATAAGCAAAGCCTTGCCCAGCTTGTCCCAAGAGTTGATTGGCAGGCACTTTGACATTGTCAAAAAACAACTCTGAGGTGTCTTGTGAATGCAGACCAATTTTTTCTAAATTGGTGCCTTTTTTAAAGCCATCTAAGTGGGTATCCACCAAAAGCAGTGACACCCCTTTGGCACGGGCTTGTGGATCTGTTTTAACAGCAAGTACCACCAAATCGGCATGCTGACCATTTGAAATAAAGGTTTTTGAACCATTGAGTAGATAATGATCGCCTTGCAAAATGGCACTGGTCCGTATGGCTTGTAAGTCAGAGCCAGCCCCTGGTTCAGTCATCCCAATGGCACCGACCACCTCTCCCGATACCATTTTCGGCAACCAATATTGTTTTTGTTCTTCATTGGCAATATTTAAAATATAAGGTGCCGCAATTTCAGAATGACATGATATGCCTGTAGATAATGCAGCGAAGCCTGCACGTGATGATTCTTCAACCAACATCAGTGAATACTCAGTCGGCACACCATACCCACCGTACGCCTCAGGAACATCAACACATAGGTAGCCGTTTTCACCCAATAAGTGCCATATTGAACGTGGCATTATGCCATCGCGTTCCCATTGCTCGTAATACGGCGCGACATGTTCATTCATAAAGCGTTTGAAATTATCACGAAAGAGTTCTAGATCTGCATCATAGGCAAGCATTAATTCTATTCCTTGTACTTATTGGGTTCATTCTATTGCTCATAAATCCTAATCATTTTGCAAGCGATTGTCATGTTCATTTTATATCCGCCTCAGTTATCAAAATGGTCAATGTAAGACGGTATAAAATTTAATTTGCAGCTTTTTGTGGCATATTAAACAGTCATTGACCGTTACTCATGTATACATCGCTTATGAACACCAAACGTAATATCTATAAAGACGCCGAACATCCTTTTGCGCAATTTGTGCGGATCATTGGCAAAGGGAAAAATGGCGCACGTTCACTCACTTATGATGAAGCCTATCAAGCCTTTGGTATGATTTTGAACAATGAGGTCTTGGATGTGCAATTGGGCGCTTTTTTGATGTTGCTTCGGGTCAAAGAAGAGTCAGTGGATGAATTGACCGGTTTTGTACAAGCCACCAAAGATCAACTGCAGTTTAAGCCGCTTGATGTCGATTTAGATTGGTCCTCTTATGCCGGCAAACGCAAACATTATCCGTGGTTTATTTTGGCAGCCCTGACTTTAGCAAAAAATGGCTATAAGATCGTGATGCACGGCGCTGCAGGGCATACGATTAATCGGGTTTATACCGAGCAAGTTTTAGAATATCTTGGCTATCCAATCTGTCAAAGTGATGTTGAGGTTGAACAGCAATTGGCTGAGCGAAACTTTGCTTATTTGCCGCTTGACGTCATTTCACCAATTTTAAGTGACTTAATTTCCCTTCGAAACGTGATGGGCTTACGTTCCCCAATTCATACCCTCGCCCGTTTGATTAACCCCTTTAATGCCAAGGCAACTTTACAGTCGATTTTCCATCCGGCTTATCGTGGCTCACATCAACGCGCGGCATATCAACTCGGCTATAAAAACAGTGCAGTGATTAAAGGTGAAGGCGGTGAATTTGAACGTAATCCGGATGCCAAAACTCTGATTTGCGGGATTCAAAATGGCGAATTGTACGAACATGAATTGCCAAAAATCACGCCTGATCGTAGTGCGATTGAGGAAGAACTGGATTTAGCCCAATTTAAAGCAGCATGGCTGGGTCAACAGTCACATGAATATGGTGAATTGGCGGTGACTGAAACTATGGGTATTGCGCTTTACACGATGGGAGTCTGCCCAAGTTATGAAGAAGCGATGTCCAAAGCCAAACAACTATGGCAAGATCGTAACGCTTAGCTATTTTACATAGCTGAAATTTACACAGATCAAAAAAAAGACACCCTTGGGTGTCTTTTTGATTTAACTTAATCTTAAACAAATTTAATCGGTTGAAATTCTGGCTCAGGCACATGCGAATCACATTGATCGTCTTCTTCTTTATGCCCTTTATCGATATAACCTGAACGCTCAGTTTCCGGTAAATTTTCAGCTTCCCATGCAATCACAGCTTGCATACTGATTTGACGTTGTTCTTTGGTTAAAGCCACACCATTCGGCCATTTACCAATTTCAACGGCTGTTCTTAAACGATCAACGATATCGGCATTCAATACCGAAAGCATTTGTTCAATATTCATAATCAATCCTGCTGCTGAAATGAGTCAAAATCTTGGTTCCAACCCAGTTTTGTACGACAAGCCATATAGAAGTCATACCCAGGCGGATGAAGGAGTGCCAATTTAAACGGATGTTTACGTATATGTAAACTGTCCCCAACATTGAGTGAAATACTGTGTTGCCCGTCTGCACTGACCATTGGCATGACACGATTTTCACGAATCTGAATTTTAATTTCACTGTTGCCCCCGACCACAATCGGACGAGAAGACAAGGTATGCGGATGCATCGGCACCAATGCAATCGCATCCATACTAGGATGTAAAATCGGACCACCACCCGATAAAGCATAGGCGGTTGAACCCGTCGGGGTCGATACAATCAAACCATCACTATGTTGGCGGTACACATATTGACCATCGATGTTCAGTTCAAAATCAATCATATGAACCGATTTACCTGAATGCAGCACAATATCATTCAGTGCAATGGCATCATAAATCACTTGATTGTTATTACGCACTTCAAGTTCAAGTAAAAAACGACGATCGAGCTGAAATTCACCTTGCAACACTTGATCGAGTTTACTCAGCACTTCCGCCGGATTAATGTCCGTTAGAAAGCCCAAACGTCCTCGGTTAACCCCAAGTACAGGAATATTGTATTTCACCAACGAGCGTGCGGCTTGTAACAGTGAGCCATCACCACCGACCACAATCACCATATCCGCCACTTCACCAAGCAAAGCACGGGTCACCGTTTGCACATTGTCATACGGCACCAATTTGGCAGTTTCATTATCAAAAATAGGATGTAAGCCGAGGCTGATCAAATGATCATAGATCAGGCTTAAGGTTTCACCGACCGAGTTTTTCCCAGGTCGCCCAATGAGTCCAATATTACGAAAAGTCTTGGCTAATAGATGCACGAATGCGATGGCTCCAATGTGATTAGCGATATCATAGCACTAACATTATACGACAAATATATGTCATGTCGGTGTCAAGTGCTTGAGATATGTAATGGAATAGGGCTTTAAAGCGATACATTTTCAACAATTTCAGGACTGAATTGGGACAGAAAAGCGTTTCTGTTGCATCAAATTCACAGTTTAATTATTGCAAAAATATGAAAAGCTTCGCATGATTAACGCAATAATACGGGTTATGTTCTTAATTTATGAAGTCTGAACGTGGAATTGGCTTTTTTGCACTGATTTTCTGCTTATTGGTCATTGGGGTGTTTATTGCTTTTAGTATTTATCTTATTCGTTTAGATAATATTATACGTGATAAATTTGAAGGCAATCGTTGGGATATTCCTGCAAAAGTGTTTGCACGTCCGCTTGAAGTTTATGCCAATGCGCCGATTGATCAGGCTGATTTTCAACAAGAACTTAATCTCTTGGGCTACAAAAACTCGGACAATTACACCAAATCGGGTCATTATGTGGTGCAGGACAAAACCCTGTATGTCCATACGCGTGGTTTCGATTTTGGTGACAGTGTCGATCCGGAACAGATTTTACAAGTCTCTTTTGCTGACAACCAAGTGGCAGAAGTCAAAGCCACCAAGCCATCGAATACTGGCATTGCGCGCCTAGAACCGATGCTGATTGGCGGGATTTATCCGCAGCACAATGAAGACCGTGTCCTGATTAAACTGAATAAAGTGCCGAAACCTTTAATTCAAGCCTTGATCGCAACTGAAGATCGTAATTTCTATCATCATCATGGGATTTCGTTCCGAGGTACGGCACGTGCATTGGTCAGTAATGTTACCGGTGGAAAACGTCAAGGCGGTTCGACCCTAACCCAACAATTGGTCAAAAATTTCTACCTGACGCCGGAACGTACTTTAAAACGTAAAGTTAATGAAGCTCTTATGGCTTTATTACTTGAATTTCACTACGACAAAGACGAAATTTTAGAAGCCTATTTAAATGAAGTGAATTTGGGTCAAAATGGTAACTATTCAGTGAATGGTTATGGTTTGGCTTCACAGTTCTATTTCGGTCTGCCGCTCAGTGAATTGAGTATTGCACAACAAGCCTATTTGGTCGGTTTGGTCCAAGGTCCAACCCTGTATAACCCATGGAAAAACCCTGAAGGCGCAAAAAACCGTCGTAATATCGTGTTAAAAAACATGTTGGTGATGGGCTATTTAACGCAAGAACAATATGAAACTGAATCTGCCAAAGCACTCAATATTATCGATAAGCCGACTATTGGTCCTGCGCGCTTTCCCGATTTTCTTGACATTGTGCGTCGCCAACTTAAAACAGAATACCAAGAAGGTGATCTGACCAATCAAGGGTTGAAAATTTTCACCACGCTTGATCCGATTGCGCAAACCAAAATTCAAGCTTCGTTCCTTGATTCAGTTTCAAAATTGTCTAAAGCCAATCCAAGTCGTTTAAAAGACTTACAAGGTGCGGTGTTGGTCTCCCATCCTGAAAATGGAGAACTGATTGCGGCTGTCGGTTCAACGCGTGACTTTACTGGTTTTAACCGTGCAATTGATGCCAAACGTCAAGTCGGTTCTTTGCTTAAACCGATTATTTATCTGAGTGCATTAGAGTCGGGTCGTTATACATGGGCGAGCCGTATTGAAGACAGTCCGATCAGTATTCCAACCGATGGCAATAAAACGTGGACGCCGAAAAACTATAGCGGTTCAGGTTATGGCTATGTGCCGATGGCACAAGCCTTGGCCAACTCTTATAACTTATCTGCCGTGCGTTTAGGTCAAGAATTTGGCTTAGCCACTTTTAGTAATAATCTGACCAAATTTGGTGTGGCTTCTAAAATTCCAAACTATCCATCGATTTTCTTAGGTGCTGTGGATATGTCACCGATGGAAGTCTTGAGTATTTATGGCAACTTTGCCACCGGTGGTTTTAAATATCCGAATAAAGCCATTCGTTCGGTGGTCGATTCTTCTGGGCGTTTGCTTGATCGTTATAGCTTAAACGTGCAACAAACCATTGATCCATCATCTGCTTACTTATTAAATTATGGTTTACAACGGGTCATGTCCTCAGGTACAGGTAAAGTGGCATACAATACCTTCCCTGCCGATTTAAAATTGGCGGGTAAATCAGGCACCACCAATGACACTCGTGACTCATGGTTTGCAGGTTATTCAGGCAATAATTTGGCTGTGGTATGGTTAGGACTCGATGACAATAAAGTCACTGGCTTAACCGGTTCTTCTGGTGCGCTTCCGGTTTGGATCAATGTGATGAAGCAAATCCGTCAAAAACCGGTCAATTTACGTCAAACGGATGATGTGCAGTGGCAATGGCTGGACACAGCATCGGGCGATTTATCGGCACAAGGCTGCGAGGGTGCATTGTATATTCCACTGCTTCGCCACACTGTGCCGAAACGTGCCACCCCATGTGGTCTACCGCATTATCAAGTTGAACCGACCTATATACCTGAAGCTCAGGTTGATCCAAATGCAATGCCTGCCGATGAAATTGAAAACTTTATTCGTGAAAGCGAAAATGAAATGGAACAAGACTTATCCAATAATGGGCGAGTAATTTCAAGTGGCAGCTTTGAGCATTAAGATTAAGCTTTAAACATGAGCTTGTATCAATAAGCTCTAATTTGTTCAGTACTTAAATGGATAAAATCTTTGTTTAAGTATTGAACCCTAAAACCATGAGATTTAGCGTATTGATGATTAAAAATAAAACTCTATACACCATGACAGCACAGAGCAAAACTGTGCTGGTGATAGCGAGCTTAGTCGGCTTAGCGATGCTGAATGCGGGATGTCAAACGACCTCTTCTACGCAAAACACGCCGACACAACCCAAAAAACCGTCGCCAAGTCAAAGTGTCAGCACGCCTGATGGAATTACAATCACGCCTTATGAACGTGAGGAAATCAAGCGTGAGTCTAGGCAGGTTGTGATACCACAATCCAAAGCATCAGCACAGCGTTTTGATGATGGTCGCAACTTGCCTGTCTTTAAACAGTTGATCAGCCAAACCCAGAGCGCATTTCAACAAGGCAAATGGTCAGAAGCTGAACAGTTGGCATTAAGAGCGCAGCGCCTAGCGCCACAATCTGCGGAAAGCTTTATGTATTTGGCCATGATTGCCAACCAAACCAATCAGGCCGGCAATGCAGATGCCTTAGCACGTCGTGGACTCAGTTATGCGCAAAGTACCCCGATGAAACGACAATTGTGGCAAATTATTTTAAAATCGGCACAACTCAGAAATAACCCAGTCACCATTCAAGAAGCCCAAGCACGGATTAAAGCCCTATAATCCGTGGCTTGATTCAAGCCCAGATTTTAGCCTTAAATACTTTGGTTGCTCTGTGATGGGCTCAAATGCTTAAAAATGACGGATGCCGGCGACTCCATATGCAGCATGCGCTTGTGCCTGTGCGAGGTCTTCCGGCTCTAACCCACCTAAGGCAAAAACTGGAATATCACAAGTCTCTGCGATTTGTTTAAATTGAGCCCACCCTAAGACGTCTGCGTTTGAATGCGTCATTGTGTTTAAGACAGGACTGAGCAGTACCGCATCAAATCCAAGTGACTGTGCGCGTGCGACTGAGGCTTGATCATGGCATGCTGCGATGCTTCGTATGCCTATTGGTCGCCTTAACGCTTGCTGATTGAATGA
The sequence above is drawn from the Acinetobacter lanii genome and encodes:
- a CDS encoding YeaC family protein, producing MNIEQMLSVLNADIVDRLRTAVEIGKWPNGVALTKEQRQISMQAVIAWEAENLPETERSGYIDKGHKEEDDQCDSHVPEPEFQPIKFV
- the mrcB gene encoding penicillin-binding protein 1B produces the protein MKSERGIGFFALIFCLLVIGVFIAFSIYLIRLDNIIRDKFEGNRWDIPAKVFARPLEVYANAPIDQADFQQELNLLGYKNSDNYTKSGHYVVQDKTLYVHTRGFDFGDSVDPEQILQVSFADNQVAEVKATKPSNTGIARLEPMLIGGIYPQHNEDRVLIKLNKVPKPLIQALIATEDRNFYHHHGISFRGTARALVSNVTGGKRQGGSTLTQQLVKNFYLTPERTLKRKVNEALMALLLEFHYDKDEILEAYLNEVNLGQNGNYSVNGYGLASQFYFGLPLSELSIAQQAYLVGLVQGPTLYNPWKNPEGAKNRRNIVLKNMLVMGYLTQEQYETESAKALNIIDKPTIGPARFPDFLDIVRRQLKTEYQEGDLTNQGLKIFTTLDPIAQTKIQASFLDSVSKLSKANPSRLKDLQGAVLVSHPENGELIAAVGSTRDFTGFNRAIDAKRQVGSLLKPIIYLSALESGRYTWASRIEDSPISIPTDGNKTWTPKNYSGSGYGYVPMAQALANSYNLSAVRLGQEFGLATFSNNLTKFGVASKIPNYPSIFLGAVDMSPMEVLSIYGNFATGGFKYPNKAIRSVVDSSGRLLDRYSLNVQQTIDPSSAYLLNYGLQRVMSSGTGKVAYNTFPADLKLAGKSGTTNDTRDSWFAGYSGNNLAVVWLGLDDNKVTGLTGSSGALPVWINVMKQIRQKPVNLRQTDDVQWQWLDTASGDLSAQGCEGALYIPLLRHTVPKRATPCGLPHYQVEPTYIPEAQVDPNAMPADEIENFIRESENEMEQDLSNNGRVISSGSFEH
- a CDS encoding acyl-CoA dehydrogenase family protein; amino-acid sequence: MLAYDADLELFRDNFKRFMNEHVAPYYEQWERDGIMPRSIWHLLGENGYLCVDVPEAYGGYGVPTEYSLMLVEESSRAGFAALSTGISCHSEIAAPYILNIANEEQKQYWLPKMVSGEVVGAIGMTEPGAGSDLQAIRTSAILQGDHYLLNGSKTFISNGQHADLVVLAVKTDPQARAKGVSLLLVDTHLDGFKKGTNLEKIGLHSQDTSELFFDNVKVPANQLLGQAGQGFAYMMQELPRERTSIAATALGAIRGCIDLATQYVKERQAFGQAVGSFQNTRFVLAQAKIDELATAAFYNQNLALYKEGKLDVETAAALKSFSTDMQMKIADNLLQLFGGYGYMTEYPISRFFVDARIQRIYGGTNEIMKEIVARGILGR
- a CDS encoding glycosyl transferase family protein, which encodes MNTKRNIYKDAEHPFAQFVRIIGKGKNGARSLTYDEAYQAFGMILNNEVLDVQLGAFLMLLRVKEESVDELTGFVQATKDQLQFKPLDVDLDWSSYAGKRKHYPWFILAALTLAKNGYKIVMHGAAGHTINRVYTEQVLEYLGYPICQSDVEVEQQLAERNFAYLPLDVISPILSDLISLRNVMGLRSPIHTLARLINPFNAKATLQSIFHPAYRGSHQRAAYQLGYKNSAVIKGEGGEFERNPDAKTLICGIQNGELYEHELPKITPDRSAIEEELDLAQFKAAWLGQQSHEYGELAVTETMGIALYTMGVCPSYEEAMSKAKQLWQDRNA
- a CDS encoding NAD(+) kinase, with the protein product MHLLAKTFRNIGLIGRPGKNSVGETLSLIYDHLISLGLHPIFDNETAKLVPYDNVQTVTRALLGEVADMVIVVGGDGSLLQAARSLVKYNIPVLGVNRGRLGFLTDINPAEVLSKLDQVLQGEFQLDRRFLLELEVRNNNQVIYDAIALNDIVLHSGKSVHMIDFELNIDGQYVYRQHSDGLIVSTPTGSTAYALSGGGPILHPSMDAIALVPMHPHTLSSRPIVVGGNSEIKIQIRENRVMPMVSADGQHSISLNVGDSLHIRKHPFKLALLHPPGYDFYMACRTKLGWNQDFDSFQQQD
- a CDS encoding tetratricopeptide repeat protein — its product is MTAQSKTVLVIASLVGLAMLNAGCQTTSSTQNTPTQPKKPSPSQSVSTPDGITITPYEREEIKRESRQVVIPQSKASAQRFDDGRNLPVFKQLISQTQSAFQQGKWSEAEQLALRAQRLAPQSAESFMYLAMIANQTNQAGNADALARRGLSYAQSTPMKRQLWQIILKSAQLRNNPVTIQEAQARIKAL